The following coding sequences are from one Pseudonocardia sp. HH130630-07 window:
- a CDS encoding MadR family response regulator transcription factor, which yields MSGPARTTATTSGGRPSPGPPGTRPIRIVLVDDHSIMRQGLRAVLEREDDLRIVGEAGSAPEAFAAVTAGRPQVVLLDLKLASGPQTDGLEVCRRLCSEHPGIGVLVLTTFAEDRLVVESVQAGARGYVVKDVDTTELVRAIRAVSRGESAFDARSASAMVRSLSGGIPDRERLTDRELDVLRLLARGLSNRAIGAELFISETTVKFHVGNLMRKLMVSRRAEAVYAATKLGLL from the coding sequence ATGAGCGGGCCGGCCCGGACCACGGCGACGACGTCCGGGGGCCGCCCGTCCCCCGGCCCGCCGGGCACCCGGCCGATCCGGATCGTGCTGGTCGACGACCACTCGATCATGCGCCAGGGCCTGCGCGCCGTGCTGGAGCGCGAGGACGACCTGCGGATCGTCGGCGAGGCCGGCAGCGCACCGGAGGCGTTCGCCGCCGTCACGGCGGGGCGTCCGCAGGTCGTCCTGCTCGACCTGAAGCTCGCCTCCGGCCCGCAGACCGACGGTCTGGAGGTATGCCGCAGGCTCTGCTCCGAGCATCCCGGGATCGGGGTGCTGGTGCTGACGACGTTCGCCGAGGACCGTCTGGTGGTCGAGTCGGTGCAGGCGGGCGCCCGCGGCTACGTCGTGAAGGACGTCGACACCACCGAACTCGTCCGCGCGATCCGCGCCGTGTCCCGCGGCGAGAGCGCCTTCGACGCCCGCTCCGCATCGGCGATGGTCCGCTCGCTCTCCGGCGGGATCCCGGACCGGGAGCGGCTGACCGACCGCGAGCTGGACGTGCTCCGGCTGCTGGCCCGTGGCCTGTCCAACCGGGCGATCGGGGCCGAGCTGTTCATCTCGGAGACGACGGTGAAGTTCCACGTCGGGAACCTGATGCGCAAGCTGATGGTGTCCCGCCGCGCCGAGGCCGTCTACGCAGCGACCAAACTCGGCCTCCTCTGA
- a CDS encoding sodium:solute symporter family protein produces MGIADWVVLAGYFGVMVAIGWWSKRRIRSAEDFFTAGGAMPWWLSGISHHMSGYSAAVFVAYAALAYTTGFAVYVWWAVSITIACAIGSFVFAPRWPRIRERLGIVSPLEYLSVRYDIPSQQVLAWSGTVLKVFDVAAKWAASAILLNTFAGLSLPVGILLVGGVTLVYSTIGGLWADALTDFGQFLIQLVAALALLVAAMGSLGGIGSVVTMWDDLPPSHSDPFAGTLTVPFFLAYCLINFVSYNGGTWNLAQRFIAAPTSSAARKSMWLSGVLYLVWPLVLFLPMWAAPLLLPDLADPEQSYAELVLLLLPSGLVGLVLAGMFAHTMAMTSSDANAISSVVVRDIVPVLRGSRGRLVGRSELLAGRVSTFLFIAASMAIALSADSFGGVLGLLVLWFGALVGPIAVPMLLGMLPAFRRCGPSAALVSWAAGIAVFVVNRYVIGDRLDALGEGTAQAITVATPILVSVVLFVLMGLLRPWRNAASDELVAAIRTDAAVAAPGTAGAVRS; encoded by the coding sequence TCGGGGATCTCGCACCACATGTCGGGGTACTCCGCCGCGGTCTTCGTCGCCTACGCCGCGCTGGCCTACACGACCGGCTTCGCCGTGTACGTCTGGTGGGCGGTGTCGATCACGATCGCCTGCGCCATCGGGTCGTTCGTCTTCGCGCCGCGCTGGCCGCGCATCCGGGAGCGGCTGGGGATCGTCTCCCCGCTGGAGTACCTGTCGGTGCGCTACGACATCCCGTCCCAGCAGGTGCTCGCCTGGTCGGGCACCGTGCTGAAGGTCTTCGACGTCGCGGCCAAGTGGGCGGCCAGCGCGATCCTGCTGAACACGTTCGCCGGGCTCTCGCTGCCGGTCGGGATCCTGCTCGTCGGCGGGGTCACGCTGGTGTACTCCACGATCGGGGGCCTGTGGGCCGACGCGCTCACCGACTTCGGGCAGTTCCTCATCCAGCTCGTGGCGGCGCTCGCCCTGCTGGTCGCGGCGATGGGCAGCCTCGGTGGCATCGGGTCGGTGGTGACGATGTGGGACGACCTGCCGCCGTCGCACTCGGACCCGTTCGCCGGGACCCTGACGGTGCCGTTCTTCCTGGCCTACTGCCTGATCAACTTCGTGTCCTACAACGGCGGCACCTGGAACCTGGCGCAGCGGTTCATCGCCGCGCCGACGTCGTCCGCGGCGCGCAAGTCGATGTGGCTGTCCGGGGTGCTCTACCTCGTGTGGCCGCTCGTGCTGTTCCTGCCGATGTGGGCCGCGCCGCTGCTGCTCCCGGACCTCGCCGACCCCGAGCAGTCCTACGCCGAGCTGGTGCTGCTGCTCCTGCCGTCGGGCCTGGTGGGCCTGGTCCTCGCCGGGATGTTCGCGCACACGATGGCGATGACGTCGTCGGACGCCAACGCGATCTCCTCGGTCGTGGTGCGCGACATCGTGCCGGTGCTGCGCGGCAGCCGGGGCCGGCTGGTCGGCCGCAGCGAACTGCTCGCCGGGCGGGTCTCAACGTTCCTGTTCATCGCCGCGTCGATGGCGATCGCGCTGTCCGCCGACTCCTTCGGCGGGGTGCTCGGCCTGCTCGTGCTGTGGTTCGGGGCGCTCGTCGGCCCGATCGCCGTGCCGATGCTGCTCGGGATGCTGCCGGCGTTCCGGCGGTGCGGCCCGTCCGCGGCGCTCGTCTCGTGGGCGGCGGGGATCGCGGTGTTCGTCGTCAACCGGTACGTCATCGGCGACCGGCTCGACGCGCTCGGTGAGGGCACCGCCCAGGCGATCACCGTCGCGACCCCGATCCTGGTCTCGGTCGTCCTGTTCGTGCTGATGGGGCTGCTGCGCCCGTGGCGGAACGCGGCGTCTGACGAGCTGGTGGCGGCGATCCGGACCGACGCCGCGGTCGCGGCACCCGGCACCGCCGGGGCGGTCCGGTCGTGA
- a CDS encoding HNH endonuclease signature motif containing protein, with amino-acid sequence MPAPTASPSGTPLPELESELLGLAGHIAAAECRFLQLLAEFDDRGGWAGVGIRSCAHWLSWRAGMSLRTATEHLRVARALTTLPRITEAFAAGRISYSKVRALTRITGSDSAALARIAAATATTPAHPDPDPDPDPDPTPPTPPAGSTESTAPTCSSTATGPTEATTPIEPTGSTAPTMSSAPTGSPAPTCFSAATTGGPTARTGPTAPGAVGHAGSALGSDAGSTGTDHPAPTAPETGVADPETVERVLLDLALSGTAGHVETVVRAVRRRVPAPTWVAARRSVSWYHDVDGSLVLRGRLAPEEGAALIAAIEGRVSASAPAPTPTVPTAPTGPTGPVDLDTRPAGLPSDLDQRGLEQAPGPAVDRIAARRADALVDLVRHRDAGDGAGPVVERGTAHVVVHLDVASGTARLADGPEIPGVVAERLACDARAQLLLDDRAGNRLHLGRSRRLASPAQIAALTARDVADGGGCRFPGCPHDRHLHAHHVRHWLHGGSTDVDNLVLICGHHHRLVHDHGYRVRYDQGRWVFRRPDGTLVPGAGDQLDGNTDELVDMHVRARIAIDRDSLTPAWYGDRLDPEPILDALLPPVPPAAAAA; translated from the coding sequence ATGCCCGCCCCCACCGCGTCCCCGTCCGGCACACCCCTGCCCGAGCTGGAGTCGGAGCTGCTCGGCCTGGCCGGGCACATCGCCGCCGCCGAATGCCGGTTCCTGCAGCTGCTGGCCGAGTTCGACGACCGCGGCGGCTGGGCCGGGGTCGGCATCCGCTCGTGCGCCCACTGGCTGTCCTGGCGGGCGGGGATGAGCCTGCGGACGGCGACGGAACACCTCCGCGTCGCCCGGGCCCTGACCACGCTCCCCCGGATCACGGAGGCGTTCGCGGCCGGCCGGATCTCCTACTCCAAGGTCCGTGCCCTGACCCGCATCACCGGCTCGGACAGCGCCGCCCTGGCCCGGATCGCCGCAGCCACCGCCACCACGCCCGCGCACCCGGACCCGGACCCGGACCCGGACCCGGACCCGACCCCGCCCACCCCGCCCGCGGGGTCCACAGAGTCCACCGCCCCCACCTGCTCCTCCACGGCCACCGGGCCCACAGAGGCCACCACGCCGATCGAGCCGACCGGGTCCACCGCGCCCACCATGTCCTCTGCGCCCACCGGGTCCCCGGCGCCGACGTGCTTCTCCGCGGCCACGACCGGCGGGCCCACCGCACGCACGGGCCCGACCGCGCCGGGAGCCGTCGGCCACGCCGGGAGCGCGCTCGGCTCCGACGCCGGCAGCACCGGCACCGATCATCCGGCACCCACGGCTCCCGAGACGGGCGTCGCCGATCCCGAGACCGTGGAGCGGGTGCTCCTCGACCTCGCGCTGTCGGGGACCGCGGGCCACGTCGAGACCGTGGTCCGCGCCGTCCGCCGCCGGGTCCCCGCTCCGACGTGGGTGGCCGCCCGGCGGTCGGTGAGCTGGTACCACGACGTCGACGGTTCGCTCGTCCTGCGCGGTCGTCTCGCCCCCGAGGAGGGAGCCGCGCTGATCGCCGCGATCGAGGGCCGCGTCAGCGCATCCGCCCCGGCCCCGACCCCGACAGTGCCGACAGCGCCGACCGGACCGACCGGACCGGTCGATCTCGACACCCGGCCCGCCGGTCTGCCGTCGGACCTCGACCAGCGCGGTCTCGAGCAGGCGCCCGGGCCCGCCGTGGACCGGATCGCGGCCCGGCGCGCGGACGCGCTCGTCGACCTCGTCCGCCACCGCGACGCCGGGGACGGTGCCGGGCCGGTGGTCGAACGCGGCACCGCCCACGTCGTCGTCCATCTGGACGTGGCGAGCGGGACCGCCCGGCTCGCCGACGGACCGGAGATCCCCGGGGTGGTCGCGGAGCGACTCGCCTGCGACGCGCGGGCCCAGCTGCTCCTCGACGACCGGGCCGGGAACCGGCTCCACCTGGGCCGGTCCCGCAGGCTCGCCAGCCCGGCGCAGATCGCGGCGCTGACCGCACGGGACGTGGCCGACGGTGGCGGCTGCCGGTTCCCCGGCTGCCCGCACGACCGGCACCTGCACGCGCACCACGTCCGGCACTGGCTGCACGGCGGATCCACCGATGTGGACAACCTCGTCCTGATCTGTGGACACCATCACCGGCTCGTGCACGACCACGGCTACCGCGTCCGCTACGACCAGGGGCGCTGGGTGTTCCGCCGGCCGGACGGCACGCTCGTCCCGGGAGCGGGTGACCAGCTGGACGGGAACACCGACGAACTCGTGGACATGCACGTCCGGGCCCGGATCGCGATCGACCGGGACAGCCTCACCCCGGCCTGGTACGGCGACCGTCTCGACCCGGAGCCGATCCTGGACGCGCTGCTCCCGCCGGTGCCGCCGGCCGCCGCCGCGGCATGA
- a CDS encoding XdhC family protein: MRDVIDQLEGWWRDGRPAALATVVGTFRSAPRQPGASMLVGSAGEAVGSVSGGCVEGAVYELGQQVLADERPVLQRYGVSDDDAFAVGLTCGGILDVFVEKVTPQTYDQLGRIAAAIRDEEPVAVATVVAGPSELLGSRLVVWPDRTEGGTGSDRIDDAVRDDVRGLLDSGRNATLTYGVNGERRGEGLQVFVESFAPPPRMIVFGAIDFAAAVARIGSFLGFRVTVCDARPVFATASRFPGANEVVVEWPHRYLQAESDAGRVDQRTALCVLTHDPKFDVPLLEVALRLPEVGYIGAMGSRRTHDDRLERLRERGVTEAEIERMSSPIGLDLGARTPEETAVSIAAEMIAQHWGGAGARLADREGPIHTS, translated from the coding sequence ATGCGTGACGTGATCGACCAGCTGGAAGGCTGGTGGCGCGACGGACGGCCGGCGGCGCTCGCGACCGTGGTGGGGACCTTCCGGTCCGCGCCCCGCCAGCCGGGGGCGTCGATGCTGGTGGGGTCGGCGGGCGAGGCCGTGGGTTCGGTGTCGGGCGGCTGCGTCGAGGGCGCGGTCTACGAGCTGGGCCAGCAGGTGCTGGCCGACGAGCGCCCCGTCCTGCAGCGCTACGGCGTGTCCGACGACGACGCGTTCGCCGTCGGCCTCACCTGCGGCGGGATCCTCGACGTGTTCGTCGAGAAGGTCACCCCGCAGACCTACGACCAGCTCGGCCGGATCGCCGCGGCGATCCGGGACGAGGAGCCGGTGGCGGTCGCGACCGTCGTCGCCGGGCCGTCGGAGCTGCTCGGCAGCCGGTTGGTCGTCTGGCCGGACCGGACCGAGGGCGGGACCGGGTCGGACCGGATCGACGACGCCGTCCGGGACGACGTCCGCGGCCTGCTCGACTCCGGCCGCAACGCCACCCTGACCTACGGCGTCAACGGCGAGCGCCGTGGTGAGGGGCTGCAGGTCTTCGTCGAGTCCTTCGCCCCGCCGCCCCGGATGATCGTGTTCGGCGCGATCGACTTCGCGGCCGCGGTCGCCCGGATCGGTTCGTTCCTCGGCTTCCGGGTCACCGTCTGCGACGCGCGGCCGGTGTTCGCGACCGCCAGCCGGTTCCCCGGCGCCAACGAGGTCGTCGTCGAGTGGCCGCACCGCTACCTGCAGGCCGAGTCCGACGCCGGCCGCGTCGACCAGCGGACCGCGCTCTGCGTGCTGACCCACGACCCGAAGTTCGACGTGCCGCTGCTGGAGGTCGCGCTGCGGCTGCCCGAGGTCGGCTACATCGGCGCGATGGGGTCGCGGCGCACCCACGACGACCGGCTGGAGCGGCTGCGCGAACGCGGCGTCACCGAGGCCGAGATCGAGCGGATGTCCTCACCGATCGGGCTCGACCTGGGGGCCAGGACCCCGGAGGAGACCGCGGTCTCGATCGCGGCGGAGATGATCGCCCAGCACTGGGGCGGGGCGGGCGCCCGGCTCGCCGACCGGGAGGGCCCCATCCACACGTCCTGA
- a CDS encoding MadS family sensor histidine kinase: MTAAARFPNRRTPAPSPSGLRSRPDLDQLTGLRSGKPSFYPQYRVNLERLTRVIVALDRISAALVRTTEGSEALVRAVTAAAADHLTADWVVLALVDGELPDASPRHVVLGPDGVEWADLGLVPEKVARHVRALHEGTGDDEHHGAAALRHLHVPIRLNGRTVGGFVAWTPPERDIDDTDHSVLRILAGQTASALQNCALLERSERLHARTAAQAEDLRLRNAELMATQQALGAARQREVLDEERHRIARELHDSVTQYALSAGMHIELCRSEITDPDLAGHLNTAKDLTRRAVEQLRSAIYALNDDDHGDKDLPSMLRRLSTVHMPDELRVEVAIGGAPVALPHEHEQSLFRIAGEALFNTAMHASATRAVVRLAYQPERVRLSISDDGGAAPEEIRRTLRAAPVRGPSGEHRGLVNMDARAREMGGMLRFRRSRIGGLQVRVDVPLGAAREEER, encoded by the coding sequence GTGACCGCTGCCGCCCGGTTCCCGAACCGGCGCACCCCGGCCCCGTCACCGTCCGGGCTGCGGTCGCGTCCCGATCTCGACCAGCTCACCGGTCTGCGGTCCGGGAAGCCGTCGTTCTACCCGCAGTACCGGGTGAACCTGGAACGGCTGACCAGGGTCATCGTGGCGCTGGACCGGATCTCGGCCGCGCTGGTGCGGACGACGGAGGGCTCCGAGGCGCTGGTCCGTGCGGTCACGGCCGCCGCCGCCGACCATCTCACCGCGGACTGGGTGGTCCTCGCGCTCGTCGACGGCGAGCTCCCGGACGCCTCGCCCCGGCACGTCGTGCTCGGTCCGGACGGCGTCGAGTGGGCGGACCTCGGCCTGGTCCCGGAGAAGGTGGCCCGGCACGTCCGCGCGCTGCACGAGGGCACCGGTGACGACGAGCACCACGGTGCGGCGGCCCTGCGGCACCTGCACGTCCCCATCCGGCTGAACGGCCGGACCGTCGGCGGGTTCGTCGCCTGGACTCCGCCGGAGCGCGACATCGACGACACCGACCACTCGGTGCTGCGCATCCTGGCCGGTCAGACGGCGTCGGCGCTGCAGAACTGCGCCTTGCTGGAGCGGTCCGAGCGGCTGCACGCCCGCACCGCGGCGCAGGCCGAGGACCTGCGCCTGCGCAACGCCGAGCTGATGGCGACCCAGCAGGCGCTCGGTGCGGCCCGGCAGCGCGAGGTGCTCGACGAGGAGCGGCACCGGATCGCCCGCGAGCTGCACGACAGCGTCACCCAGTACGCGCTCTCGGCCGGGATGCACATCGAGCTGTGCCGCTCGGAGATCACCGACCCGGACCTCGCCGGGCACCTGAACACCGCCAAGGACCTGACCCGGCGCGCGGTCGAGCAGCTGCGCTCGGCGATCTACGCGCTCAACGACGACGACCACGGCGACAAGGACCTCCCCTCCATGCTCCGCCGGTTGTCCACCGTGCACATGCCGGACGAGCTGCGGGTCGAGGTGGCCATCGGCGGGGCGCCGGTCGCGTTGCCGCACGAGCACGAGCAGTCGCTGTTCCGGATCGCCGGCGAGGCGTTGTTCAACACGGCGATGCACGCGTCCGCGACGCGGGCGGTGGTGCGGCTGGCGTACCAGCCCGAGCGGGTCCGGCTCTCGATCTCCGACGACGGCGGCGCCGCCCCGGAGGAGATCCGCCGCACCCTGCGCGCGGCGCCGGTCCGCGGTCCCTCCGGGGAGCACCGCGGCCTGGTCAACATGGACGCGAGGGCCCGCGAGATGGGCGGGATGCTGCGGTTCCGCCGCTCCCGGATCGGTGGGCTGCAGGTCCGGGTGGACGTCCCGCTCGGGGCGGCCCGCGAGGAGGAACGATGA
- the uxuA gene encoding mannonate dehydratase has product MTTSRDTSTDTSMEQTMRWFGPEDPVSLSDIRQAGCEGVVTALHDVPNGHVWSVEAITRRRELIEAHGMRWSVVESLPVAESVKRRSAGCDEAVAAYRESLANLAACGLRTVTYNFMPVLDWTRTDLAYPMPDGALALRFDADALAAFDLHILGRPGAGADYDAATTARAAQLFSSLDDEARHRLERTVVAGLPGSEESFGTAEFREVLATYATIDADTLRSNHIRFLTEVVPTAEELGVRLVVHPDDPPFPLFGLPRVVSTGSDLATLFDAVPAAANGLCFCVGSLGVREDNDLVAMIRRFGSRIGFLHLRNVQREPHGSFHEATHLGGSSDMYAVVREVDRLSRREGRRIPMRPDHGHQMLDDLGRRTNPGYSAIGRLRGLAELRGLEMGVARSHTDADSPTDA; this is encoded by the coding sequence ATGACCACGTCCCGCGACACGTCGACGGACACCTCGATGGAACAGACCATGCGGTGGTTCGGCCCCGAGGACCCGGTGAGCCTGTCCGACATCCGGCAGGCCGGGTGCGAGGGCGTGGTCACCGCGTTGCACGACGTACCCAACGGCCACGTCTGGAGCGTCGAGGCGATCACCCGGCGCCGGGAGCTGATCGAGGCGCACGGCATGCGCTGGTCGGTGGTGGAGAGCCTGCCGGTCGCGGAGTCGGTGAAGCGGCGCAGCGCCGGGTGCGACGAGGCGGTCGCGGCCTACCGGGAGAGCCTGGCCAATCTCGCGGCGTGCGGCCTGCGGACGGTCACCTACAACTTCATGCCGGTCCTGGACTGGACGCGGACCGACCTCGCGTACCCCATGCCGGACGGCGCGCTCGCCCTGCGGTTCGACGCCGACGCCCTCGCCGCCTTCGACCTGCACATCCTCGGCCGCCCCGGAGCGGGCGCGGACTACGACGCCGCGACCACGGCCCGGGCGGCGCAGCTGTTCTCCTCGCTCGACGACGAGGCCCGGCACCGTCTGGAGCGCACGGTCGTCGCGGGCCTCCCGGGCAGCGAGGAGAGCTTCGGCACCGCGGAGTTCCGCGAGGTCCTCGCGACGTACGCGACGATCGACGCCGACACCCTGCGGTCGAACCACATCAGGTTCCTGACCGAGGTGGTGCCGACCGCCGAGGAGCTGGGCGTCCGCCTGGTCGTCCATCCCGACGACCCGCCGTTCCCGCTGTTCGGCCTGCCCCGCGTGGTGAGTACCGGGTCCGACCTGGCGACGCTGTTCGACGCGGTCCCCGCCGCGGCGAACGGGCTGTGCTTCTGCGTCGGCTCGCTCGGGGTGCGGGAGGACAACGACCTGGTCGCGATGATCCGCCGGTTCGGCTCCCGCATCGGGTTCCTGCACCTGCGCAACGTGCAGCGGGAGCCGCACGGCAGCTTCCACGAGGCGACCCACCTCGGTGGGAGCTCCGACATGTACGCGGTCGTCCGCGAGGTGGACCGGCTGTCCCGCCGGGAGGGCAGACGGATCCCGATGCGCCCCGACCACGGCCACCAGATGCTCGACGACCTCGGCCGCCGCACCAACCCCGGCTACTCGGCCATCGGCCGGCTCCGCGGTCTCGCCGAGCTACGGGGCCTGGAGATGGGCGTGGCCCGAAGCCACACCGACGCGGACTCCCCCACGGACGCCTGA
- a CDS encoding 6-phosphogluconolactonase encodes MTSTLTVADSAIAVRVEPTAPAAGRAAGRAAAELLRRLLAGQELVRVAFAAAPSQDACLAELRAAEGIDWSRVVAFQLDDYVGLPQGGPGTFAAYLRRHVLDAVSPGTVHYMDVADGAAEAAEAGRRAYAELLSAAPLDLVLLGIGENGHLAFNDPPLADRHDPQAARLVELDHASRVQQVNDGCFAGVDDVPTRALTLTLPTLLDGRHLVCTVPGPRKRAAVTRALLGPVDAGSPASYLREHPAVELFLDRESAPVVPAGEGATR; translated from the coding sequence ATGACATCCACGCTCACCGTCGCCGACAGCGCCATCGCCGTCCGCGTCGAGCCCACCGCACCGGCGGCCGGCCGCGCGGCCGGCCGCGCGGCCGCCGAGCTGTTGCGACGGCTGCTGGCCGGGCAGGAGCTGGTCCGGGTCGCGTTCGCGGCCGCCCCGTCGCAGGACGCGTGCCTGGCCGAGCTGCGTGCCGCGGAGGGCATCGACTGGTCCCGGGTCGTGGCCTTCCAGCTCGACGACTACGTCGGGCTGCCGCAGGGCGGGCCGGGGACGTTCGCCGCGTACCTGCGCCGGCACGTCCTCGACGCGGTGTCGCCGGGAACGGTGCACTACATGGACGTCGCCGACGGCGCCGCCGAGGCCGCCGAGGCCGGCCGCAGGGCGTACGCGGAGCTGCTGTCCGCGGCGCCGCTGGACCTGGTGCTGCTCGGCATCGGGGAGAACGGGCACCTGGCGTTCAACGACCCGCCGCTCGCGGACCGGCACGACCCGCAGGCCGCCCGCCTGGTCGAGCTGGACCACGCCTCGCGGGTCCAGCAGGTCAACGACGGCTGCTTCGCGGGCGTCGACGACGTGCCCACCCGGGCGTTGACGCTGACCCTGCCCACCCTGCTCGACGGCCGGCACCTCGTCTGCACGGTGCCGGGACCGCGCAAGCGGGCGGCCGTCACCCGGGCGCTGTTGGGTCCTGTCGACGCCGGGTCGCCGGCCTCGTACCTTCGCGAGCACCCGGCCGTGGAACTGTTCCTCGACCGGGAGTCCGCGCCCGTCGTCCCGGCAGGAGAGGGAGCGACCCGATGA
- a CDS encoding AGE family epimerase/isomerase, whose product MTRPWRALLETSVLPWWERHGADDATGGVHTCLRDDGSRLTDDKYTWSQGRWAWLCAELGAECDAGRLTGDAGRWHERACRTAAFVEEHAVAGGARTHFVTGTRGGRPADGDPGTGTSVLADLFAALGLAGAAGSRAATVAQAHRWAAGALELLESAERRIDARTAPSAPYPVPAGFTDSASRMLLLNVGSELGRLTGSVPAAGVAERARRTLTGGMWRRDGWWELRPDTPADTDTLAARHVTPGHLLEAMWMVADAHRHGQTTAGPPEWTPDLALRCLTLAWDPERGGLFRYVDSRDGGAPRGRLRGGDPYEDLVRRTWDTKLWWVHVEALYATRLLAEEFGSAELAAWHERIADYTLATFPDHHGGEWTQIRDRSGRPLDEVVALPVKDPFHIPRALLLLHRLDTGVTAGTTTRTTPGDTTRATPGNTARTTAGNTTRTTAGNTARATPENTTGVTPASTTERGNR is encoded by the coding sequence GTGACCCGTCCCTGGCGGGCGCTGCTGGAGACCTCGGTCCTGCCGTGGTGGGAGCGTCACGGCGCCGACGACGCGACCGGTGGGGTCCACACCTGCCTGCGCGACGACGGCTCCCGGCTCACCGACGACAAGTACACCTGGTCCCAGGGCCGCTGGGCGTGGCTGTGCGCCGAGCTCGGCGCGGAGTGCGACGCCGGTCGGCTGACCGGGGACGCCGGCCGCTGGCACGAGCGCGCCTGCCGGACCGCGGCGTTCGTCGAGGAGCACGCCGTCGCCGGCGGGGCCCGGACCCACTTCGTCACCGGGACCCGGGGCGGGCGCCCGGCCGACGGCGATCCCGGCACCGGCACCAGCGTCCTCGCCGACCTGTTCGCGGCGCTCGGGCTCGCCGGCGCCGCCGGGTCCCGCGCCGCGACGGTGGCACAGGCGCACCGCTGGGCCGCCGGTGCGCTGGAGCTGCTGGAGTCCGCCGAACGCCGGATCGACGCCCGCACCGCCCCGAGCGCCCCGTACCCGGTTCCGGCCGGGTTCACCGACTCCGCGTCCCGGATGCTGCTCCTGAACGTGGGGTCCGAGCTGGGCCGGCTCACCGGCTCCGTCCCCGCGGCTGGCGTCGCCGAGCGGGCCCGCCGGACCCTCACCGGCGGGATGTGGCGCCGGGACGGCTGGTGGGAGCTGCGCCCGGACACACCGGCCGACACCGACACCCTGGCGGCCCGGCACGTCACCCCCGGCCACCTGCTGGAGGCGATGTGGATGGTCGCGGACGCCCACCGCCACGGGCAGACCACGGCCGGTCCGCCCGAGTGGACCCCGGACCTCGCACTGCGCTGCCTCACCCTGGCCTGGGACCCCGAGCGCGGCGGCCTGTTCCGCTACGTCGACTCTCGGGACGGCGGGGCCCCGCGCGGCCGGCTCCGCGGCGGCGACCCCTACGAGGACCTGGTCCGGCGGACCTGGGACACCAAGCTCTGGTGGGTGCACGTCGAGGCGCTCTACGCCACCCGGCTGCTCGCCGAGGAGTTCGGGTCGGCCGAGCTGGCGGCCTGGCACGAGCGCATCGCCGACTACACGCTCGCCACGTTCCCCGACCACCACGGTGGCGAGTGGACCCAGATCCGGGACCGATCCGGCCGCCCGCTCGACGAGGTGGTCGCGCTGCCGGTCAAGGACCCGTTCCACATCCCACGCGCGCTGCTCCTGCTGCACCGGCTGGACACCGGGGTCACCGCCGGGACGACCACCCGGACCACCCCCGGAGACACCACTCGGGCCACCCCCGGGAACACCGCTCGGACCACCGCCGGGAACACCACTCGGACCACCGCCGGGAACACCGCTCGGGCAACCCCGGAGAACACCACCGGGGTCACCCCCGCGAGCACGACCGAGAGAGGCAACCGATGA